In Firmicutes bacterium ASF500, a single genomic region encodes these proteins:
- the yesO gene encoding Putative ABC transporter substrate-binding protein YesO translates to MKKILLSAVLIVSLICSLSSCGKSAETDSSKKAPTASSPVELRFMDVSPNPEREATFQELIAAFNAENNDVKVTYESVPWDEAHNKLITQGSAKAMPDIFVMPQQWNAEFTSAGWVTPLDDYIANWKGASDLLPYVRNVLMDYDQKYVYGYTFGIPDGLTTYGMYVRTDWLNEAGMSIDSLSTWDGIFEAAQNLTDLEKNQYGFAFRGARLGADQMGMYMLAELGGRLYEDDGTCRINSPEGIEAFKRYCSLYLDGYAPADSINWGYTEMVQGFNSGLTGILNQSTEVIAVCEETLDDGTWTVVPFPRASDGCIYSKADSYCLAIGGSSQHPDKAWQFIEFLLRPENNMTYCETNLYIPVMQSAGNSPRFSEGPMAAFVKTMNDENFIRNPFYGYFPEQAEFMESIYDVEMQKYLLGQQSAEDSIANISNYLTEMQTKFMESSPNTPLPYAVRADGSEVK, encoded by the coding sequence ATGAAGAAAATTCTTTTGTCCGCTGTGTTGATTGTATCGCTTATATGTTCATTGTCCTCGTGTGGCAAAAGTGCAGAGACTGATTCGTCAAAAAAGGCGCCTACGGCTTCCAGCCCAGTCGAACTTCGCTTCATGGATGTCAGTCCGAATCCTGAGCGTGAGGCAACATTTCAAGAGCTGATTGCGGCGTTTAATGCAGAAAATAATGACGTAAAGGTCACATATGAGTCGGTTCCATGGGATGAGGCCCACAATAAATTGATTACTCAAGGCAGTGCAAAGGCTATGCCTGATATTTTTGTTATGCCGCAGCAGTGGAACGCGGAATTTACCAGCGCAGGGTGGGTTACGCCTCTGGACGATTATATAGCGAATTGGAAAGGTGCCAGCGATTTGCTTCCCTATGTCCGAAATGTGTTGATGGATTATGATCAAAAGTATGTCTATGGGTATACATTCGGCATTCCAGACGGGCTTACCACATACGGGATGTATGTCAGGACAGATTGGTTGAATGAGGCAGGTATGAGCATAGACAGCTTGTCAACCTGGGACGGTATTTTTGAAGCGGCTCAGAATCTGACCGACCTTGAAAAAAATCAATATGGATTTGCATTCCGGGGGGCCCGTCTGGGGGCTGACCAGATGGGAATGTATATGCTGGCGGAGTTGGGCGGACGCCTATACGAGGACGATGGAACCTGTCGAATTAACTCGCCAGAAGGAATTGAAGCGTTTAAACGCTATTGTTCTCTGTATCTGGACGGATATGCTCCTGCCGATTCTATAAACTGGGGTTATACAGAGATGGTTCAGGGCTTTAATTCAGGGCTGACTGGTATTCTGAACCAGTCCACCGAGGTGATTGCTGTCTGTGAAGAGACGCTGGACGACGGTACCTGGACTGTTGTGCCGTTTCCCAGAGCGTCTGACGGCTGCATCTACAGCAAAGCCGACAGCTATTGTTTGGCCATCGGCGGAAGTAGTCAGCATCCGGATAAGGCCTGGCAGTTTATTGAGTTCCTGCTGAGACCGGAAAACAATATGACTTATTGTGAGACAAATCTGTATATTCCAGTAATGCAAAGTGCGGGAAATTCCCCCAGGTTCAGTGAAGGTCCTATGGCCGCATTTGTTAAGACTATGAATGATGAAAACTTCATCAGGAATCCTTTCTATGGATATTTCCCTGAGCAGGCAGAATTTATGGAGTCAATCTATGACGTGGAAATGCAGAAATATTTGCTTGGCCAGCAGTCTGCAGAGGACTCTATTGCAAATATTTCCAACTATTTGACAGAGATGCAGACAAAATTTATGGAGTCCAGCCCCAATACTCCTTTGCCATACGCAGTTCGGGCGGATGGCAGCGAGGTAAAATAA
- the lacF_1 gene encoding Lactose transport system permease protein LacF has protein sequence MLPSYIVLALFMGYPLINCVRLAFSNYKLTQLDHISFAGLSNFRRIFTDPEIKMIAANTVKFVVITLTLQLLLGFILAMALRRPFRGRGFYQGIVFLPWAFSGFVVGLIFQWMFNAEFGPIVDVLMRTGILNHKMSFLGNPQLSIYTVILALTWQGIPFLGIMILAALQSVSEELIEAAKLDGATAVQRFYHIIIPSIKPTLVVTTMLRTIWIFNSSDLIYIMTKGGPVNSSHTLSSYMFVKAYNTLDFGFASALGTLFMFGLSIYAFVYIKVSRFNEENG, from the coding sequence ATGCTTCCGAGTTATATCGTTTTAGCCCTTTTTATGGGGTATCCTTTGATAAACTGCGTTCGGTTGGCTTTTTCGAATTATAAGCTGACGCAGTTGGATCACATATCTTTTGCCGGACTCAGTAATTTCAGAAGAATATTTACGGATCCTGAGATCAAGATGATTGCGGCAAATACGGTGAAATTTGTTGTTATTACCCTGACCTTGCAGTTATTGCTGGGATTTATACTGGCTATGGCCTTAAGGCGTCCTTTTCGGGGACGTGGATTCTATCAGGGGATCGTGTTTCTTCCCTGGGCGTTTTCCGGATTTGTGGTAGGACTGATATTTCAATGGATGTTCAACGCAGAATTTGGTCCTATTGTTGACGTGTTGATGAGAACGGGAATCCTAAATCATAAGATGTCATTTTTAGGAAACCCACAACTGTCAATATATACCGTAATCCTAGCCCTTACATGGCAGGGAATACCTTTTTTGGGAATTATGATTTTGGCGGCACTGCAATCAGTATCAGAGGAATTGATCGAAGCCGCCAAGTTGGACGGAGCTACTGCAGTTCAGAGATTCTATCATATTATTATACCGTCCATCAAGCCAACGCTGGTTGTAACTACGATGCTTAGAACTATTTGGATTTTTAACAGTTCGGATCTAATTTACATTATGACAAAGGGGGGACCGGTTAATTCTTCCCACACACTTTCTTCATACATGTTTGTGAAAGCTTATAACACGCTGGACTTTGGCTTTGCAAGCGCACTGGGAACTCTCTTTATGTTTGGGTTATCTATTTACGCATTTGTCTATATCAAGGTTTCAAGATTCAACGAGGAGAATGGGTAA